A section of the Methanofollis sp. UBA420 genome encodes:
- a CDS encoding DNA cytosine methyltransferase, with protein sequence MLGQTPPTSKPSQTKFKVISLFSGAMGLDLGLQCTGQFEIIACVEKEKVFCDTIRLNQKKGLLSKDLKIFEEDICNITPKEVLDSVGLRSGEVDLIAGGPPCQPFSTAGRRGTFQDPRGTLLWQYLRFIKDIQPRFFLIENVRGLMSAALRHRPIAERPELGGAPLEDDEKPGSFVHRFAKDLKKINGSSYRLDCFGVNAVNYGAPQIRERVLFIGNRYHAQVNFPEPTHGSPQANDGQRKTLNSEVQDLKPWKTLRDAIGDLKEEDPVISDFSPRKKYYLNKVPEGSNWRSLTVEEQKESMGRAWYATGGRSGWWRRLSYDLPCPTLMTLPTHASTSLCHPQEVRALTLREYARIQEFPDEWEFVGATAQQYAQVGNAVPVRLGKVAGEVIISCLEELETRNWEPYPNPGENIKIKYIQSHVRTRQWYKNGKTIVFDDID encoded by the coding sequence ATGCTCGGTCAAACCCCCCCTACTTCCAAGCCTTCACAGACTAAGTTCAAAGTAATATCATTATTTTCTGGAGCAATGGGCCTTGACCTCGGCCTCCAGTGCACAGGCCAATTTGAAATAATCGCTTGCGTAGAAAAAGAGAAAGTCTTTTGTGATACAATACGTCTGAACCAAAAAAAAGGTCTTTTGTCAAAGGATCTGAAAATATTTGAGGAAGATATTTGCAATATTACTCCAAAGGAGGTATTAGACTCTGTTGGTCTCCGATCTGGAGAAGTGGATCTAATCGCTGGAGGGCCACCGTGTCAGCCATTTAGCACGGCCGGTAGGAGAGGAACTTTCCAAGATCCTCGTGGCACACTGCTATGGCAATATTTACGTTTCATCAAGGACATTCAACCTCGGTTTTTCCTTATAGAAAATGTAAGGGGACTGATGTCTGCTGCTCTGAGGCATAGACCCATTGCAGAAAGGCCTGAACTCGGTGGGGCACCCCTTGAAGATGATGAAAAGCCAGGATCTTTTGTCCACCGTTTTGCCAAGGATCTAAAAAAAATTAATGGCAGTTCGTATCGTCTTGACTGCTTTGGGGTAAATGCTGTCAATTATGGGGCTCCTCAGATCCGCGAGAGAGTCCTCTTCATTGGGAATAGATATCATGCCCAAGTTAACTTCCCAGAACCCACCCATGGTTCTCCTCAGGCAAACGATGGTCAGAGAAAAACTCTCAACTCAGAGGTTCAAGATCTTAAACCTTGGAAGACCCTCAGAGATGCAATAGGGGATCTAAAGGAAGAAGATCCAGTTATATCAGATTTCAGCCCTAGAAAAAAATATTATCTCAACAAAGTACCTGAGGGCTCAAACTGGCGGAGTCTCACTGTTGAAGAACAGAAAGAGTCCATGGGGAGAGCATGGTATGCGACAGGTGGCAGGTCGGGATGGTGGAGGAGGTTAAGTTACGACCTTCCTTGTCCGACACTGATGACGCTGCCAACTCATGCTTCCACGTCTCTTTGCCATCCTCAAGAAGTCCGTGCACTAACGCTCCGAGAATATGCTAGGATTCAAGAGTTTCCTGATGAATGGGAATTTGTTGGGGCTACGGCCCAACAATATGCTCAAGTCGGAAATGCAGTTCCCGTCCGCCTTGGTAAGGTCGCAGGCGAAGTAATAATCTCATGCTTAGAAGAACTTGAAACGAGGAATTGGGAACCCTATCCTAATCCCGGCGAAAACATCAAAATAAAATATATTCAATCTCACGTTAGAACCCGCCAGTGGTATAAAAATGGAAAAACGATTGTATTTGATGATATAGATTAA